The nucleotide window CAAGAGGCATACAGGACGCTTGATGGTTAGGTCAAAAAGAGATTTTCTTCTTGAACGCTTTTTCATGAGTAGCCTCCTTCAGATTGGTTGGCTAGAAAAGTTTGTAGCCAAAATAAAAACTCATCTCCGCTCCGATGGCTGAATGAGCAGAAAATAAATTGAGGATTGAATCGTCTGTGTTTCATCGAATTGATGTGAATCGATTGACTGATTCAATCGCCTCATTAAACAACGATCTGGTTGATTTTCGCGACGAATCTTTTGTCCGTCTTCACTGCCTTAGAATCTTACCGAGATTTAATGCTGATTTCCCCCGGATCAAGGGTTGGCTTATGTTATGACGCTCAAGGGGTTTAGTCAATAGTATGCGGGAATTGAATGACTTTCATTCATCAGCCTAATACACACGATTATCGGGTTGGGTAGTCATCAACACCCCGTTTTCGACCGATATGCGATAACTGGTGCCGCCCGTGCCCTGCCATTTTTTCAGATTGAAGGTGCCCTCCGGGTTCAGTCGATAGACGGAAATATTGCGATAGGTCAGTGGGTCGCCCGCTTTCATCCGTTCGGGTTTAGTCGAAACGTTGAGAAAATAGGCAGTATTTTTACCACCTAAAGTGGCTTGCCCCTGCGCGTCGATCAACACCGCGGTTTCGCGGTCGATGGCAATTGCTCGCAGGGTTTTTGCCCACCCGTCACTTTTCATTCGCGCCAGAAACACAAGCAATCGTCCCATGCGGTCGCGTTCAACAAAATGCGAATCGGTGATGAGATTTCCAAGGTGCGGTAAGGCAAGAAAATTTTTATCTAAAATCACCCGTTCATGGAAGGGATTGGCGAGCGCGTCTTTTGAGGTGACAGTGTCTTTTAAAGCCGGGAAGAGAAATTCGCCAAGCACGGCAAGCCCGGCGCTGGTGCCGCCAATCGGCGCATGTTTTTCGACCAGAGATTGAATCGCCGTTTGCACCGGCGTGCCTTTCCAGAAGTTGATGTAGTTGCCCTGATCACCGCCCGCGATGAATAACGCCTCGGCATTGCGAATCTTTTCAATGACAAACGGGTCACTTGCCACTTCGCGGGATTTGATAATCAAAGTTTCAACCGAATCGACTTTGCCGAGTTTATTGATATAAGGGTTGTAAGCAGAAGTTCCCGAAGCGCGAAGCACCACGAAATCGCCGCCACCGGAACGTTCAATCATCCATTGAAAAGCCGCGTCAACATCCGTGCCGCCGCCCAGTAACGCAAGCCCACCTGTCGGTTTGGTTTTGACGTCAAGCGAACTCCCGATGACGTGATACTCGAAATCTTTTTGCGCCTGGGCGTGTGTGTCAGCTGATAACAAAATGAAAAGCAGGACGAGCAGTGGAATTGCGAAAGGCGTGAATCGATTCATAAGCGGTAAAGAAGTTTTCAGTTTTCAGATGGTCGAGGTTGATTTGATAAACCATCAACTTCAGGCAAACAACTGAAAACTGAAAACGCGAAATGGCAAACTATTTGATTTCGTCGGCGGAATAGATGGTCACTGTCGTTGCCGAATCATATTCAAATAACTCATCGGCTTTAAAAAATCGCGGCACTTCGTTGGCGGCGGTTTCCAGTGAATCGGAAGCATGAACCAGATTGGCTTGAATGCTCATCGCCCAGTCGCCGCGAATCGTGCCGGGGGCGGCGGCGCGGGCTTTGGTAATGCCGCACATATTGCGCACGGTTTCCACGGCGTCCAAGCCTTCCAGACAAAGCGCGATGACCGGCGTCAGTTGCATGAAACTTTTGATGCCGCCGAAAAACGGTTTATCAACCAGATGGCTGTAATGTTCCTGAAGTAAACCGTCGCTTAAAGACATGAATTTAATCCCGGCGATTTTTAATCCTTTGGCTTCAAATCTCGATAAAATTTGTCCCGCAAGTCCGCGTTGAATGGCGTCGGGTTTAATTAATACTAAAGTTCTTTCCATGTGATAGGTCTCCTAAAAAATGAAATTAAGAAACCGACATCTTACCGACTGGCGCTTTGTTTTGACAAGTAAGCGGTCTGGCTTTGCAAGGGGAATATAAAAAAGAGCCTGATTTTACAGGCTCTTTTAAGAATGAAGGATAAAAAGTTGGCTTCAACCTAAGAGCAATCATGAGCGCACTACTCATCACCCGGTCGGCGTTTGCCTCTTGGCGGGTTGCCCTCTTCGATATTGTAATCGGCAGGCACGCTGAATAACGATTTCGCCGGTTCTTCGAGTTTGATATTGGTCAAACGATAAGTCGTGGTGCCGAATCGCGGGTCGCTATATTTGGTCATCACCACGGTTTGTAAAGCCGATGAATACCAACGCTCGGAAACTACTTCGAGCGGACGGTCATTGCCGATTTGTCCGACGGGAATCGTAGTTACCGAACGGGTGCCTTCGGCTTCGACGCCGTCAATGGTTTGGTTGCCGAGGGATTCAATTTTAGCTTCGGGTTTTACGGAATCCTGCGGTTCCATCGGTGGCGGTTGATTGGAAAACCGCATCTTTCGCGCCTGTTTATTTTCCGCATCGAGAGCATAATGCGAACCGCTAACCGGGTCGTTGATAAACACCATACGCGGAGCATTGTCAGGCGAACTGATGGGACCGAAAAAACCGACTTCCTGTTCTCGACGGGTGCGCCCTTCGCCATCACGATAGATGAAGCCGGTGGTTTTCTTGGTGAGTTTGGTGCCGTCGGCAAGGGTTTGCACACTTTCAACGACGACCTGCGCGGAAAACGGCGAACCTTTAACGGTCTTTTCACCAAAGCGCATCTCCGAAGAGAGGAAGTTGCTGCCCATGCCGTTTTGAAATGGCGGGCGTTCTCTGCGTCCGTCGCGCTCGCCGCGTCTGCCTTGCTCAAATGGCGGTCTGCCATCCGGGGGCGGTCCGCCCCCCGGCGGCGGTCCACCCGGATGCGGACGACCTTGCGCGAAAGCATTGATACCGCCAAGCAAAAACGTGAGCACGATGGTGAGTTTGATTATTTGGGTTATACAGGTTCTCATCTTCACTTCCTCATGGTTGAGTTTTCAATATTTTCTCAACTAATCATCACTGTTTTGAGTTCTGGAATAGACAAAGCGAATGGCGCGCGCCAACCCGTCGTCGCCTACCACGACATCTGCTTTGACCATTTCACGGTCACGTTCGACATTCATCGGCAGCCCCATCGCAATCAAGGTCGAACGCGACACCATCATCCGCACCACATGACCGCTTTCCATCGCCGTGGCGTCCGAGACATAAGTCAACGGGATGTAATCGGTGGTCACTTCATTGCTACTCGGCGCTTTGACTGAACGTTTTGTTGTACCGGCAACCACTCTATCCCGACGCGGCGCAATTTTATTTTCAGGTTGAGGTGAATTGCTGCCACCAGCAATTTGATCTTGTTTCTGCGGTTGATTTTCGGGAGCCGGCGCAATTGCTTTTTGCTCATTTTCTTTGGTTGGCTGTTCAACCGGATTTTGAACCGGTGCGCGTGCATCCTGTTTGGGTTCATTGCTCTGCAACGGTAACAGGCTCAATGCGCCTACGGTGAGCAAAACCACGATGGCAGCGGCGGCGGCGATCCAGAGCCAACGCGAAACGCCAGTCGGTTTAGGTTTTGCGCTCTGAAATTGCAAAACCTTATTCGGCTGGGCAGTAACCGGTGCAGAGGTACGATGCAAATTGAGGTCATCGCCAGTTGTGATAGGGCGCGGCGCGTGTGAAGACGGCGTATGTTCAGCGAAAGCTTTCAACAAGGCAGCTTTGGTGTGAGCGGAAGCTTGCCCGGTTTCAGCATTCGCCGTCACTTGCAACGCCTGTGTTAAGGCACGCTCGTTCACCAGACGCGCCGCGCAGGGGGCGCACGAATTTTTATGCGCCAAAGCGAGTTTGTATTGCGATGCTTCAATTACTTTTCCACCAGCCAGATCACTGGCAAGCGTTTGAAATTCTTTACAGTTCATAATACGTACCTCGCAGGAATGGAACTGCTGGTCGTGGTTTCAATGTCCGCAGTTGTCTGCAATTTTTTCATCAACAATTCGCGGGCGCGCGATAATCTGGAACGCACGGTTCCGACCGCACAGCCGATGATGCTGGCGGCTTCTTCATAATTCATCTCATGCAGATTGCACAAAATGATGACTTCGCGGTAATGCGTCGGCAGCGCGAGCACAGCTTGCCTCACCGCGTCAATCACCTGATTGCGGGTGAAATCGGCAAGCGGGTCTTGTCGGCAAATCATGCGTTCATCAATCGAACCACTGTCCGCTTCGTCATCATCGGGCATCGCGACAAAATTTTTATCCCGCTCCAATCGTTTCAACACGCGATTGCGGGTGATGCCATACAGATAGGTGGACAGCGAACCGCGCGTCGGGTCAAATTGATAAGCATCGCGCATCAGGGCAATAAAGACATCCTGCGTCACATCTTCGGCAAGCGTTTCGCTGCCGCTCATGCGCAGGGCAAAGCGGTAGACGCTCGGTTGCCGTCGTTCATAAATCATCTCGAAAGCCACCAGGTCGCCGGTCGCCATCAGCGGCAATAGCTCTTCGTCTGTGAAGTGTTCAAGCGTTCGGCTCATCTGTAATTGGCAACTCACTTGTTATCTCTCAGTGCTTAGTCGTTATTTGTTCTTCAATGGTTTCAAAATAATTTGCCGCTTGTCGTTTGCGAGCGTTTTCGGCGCTCAGCAACAGCCGCTTCATCAATGAACGCAAAACTCGCCGCGCTCTAAAGGCGCGGGTTTTGATTTTCGATTTGCCCCAACCCAAAATCTCCGATAGCTCTTGAATGGAATGCCCGTCTCTATCCAGGAGCATCAAAATCAGGCGATCTTCGGGTTCGAGTTTTGCAAGCAAGCGTTCGGCAATATCGATTGCTTCGCGTCGTCGTTCATCGCTTAAAAAAAGTGTGTGTGCCGCTTCAATCATCTGCAATTCGTACCATTCGTTTTCGGTTTCGGCTGAGGGCATCACACGTTTTTCCTGATGGCGACGTTCAGAGCGAAAATGATTATAACAGGCGTTCACGGTGATTCTGGCAATCCAGGCGTCAAACGACCGTCCGCGGGTAAACGTACCGAGCGAAAAATAGACCCGCGTAAAAACCTCTTGCGCCACATCTTCGATCACATCACGCCGACGAAAGAAACTGCCGATAATGTTGAAGACTCTCTGGCTGAAATGGCGCACCAGTAATGCAAAAGCCTCCGTATCCCCATCGACAGAACGCCTAACCCAATCATCAATGAGGAGGAATTGTTGAGCGGTGGGGTTTTCACCCGAAGTATTACCGTCAATTGTCAAAGAACCGGAATTTTCATCACCCGCGAATGCCGCATCTTCTACCGGTTGGTTGCGCTGGTTTGTGGTTTTTGATGCGACCATTAATGTCCCGATATTTTCAAAAAATAATCGGCAAGCGACAAATTGCTTGTGTGTCTCCCGATGCAACAAGCAAAGAGGCGCTCGCCAATTCCTTTAAATTGTGACTGTCGATTTCATCGCTCCGGTTTTCCTTAAAAATAGACTTCTTGCAAAAGACCAGCCTTCGAGGGCACTTCGCAAACCTGCTTTTGCAAGAAGCCCGGATTCCCCTATGTGGAGAAGAGACAAGCAGGAAAACTATTTGCCCGGCTTCTGGTCGCCGCCGAAAATGCGCGTGGCGACAAATTGACCGCTGTCGTTTTTCGCGCCTTCGGCTCGCGCATGGTCGCCGACTTTGAAATCGGCTAAAGTCGCGCTTTGACGATTGCGATTGAATGTCGTCTGGGCAGTGACCAGTATGGTCTGACTATCGCCTTGAAAATTTTTGACGGTGATGGTTCCGGTTGCCGCATCAATGGCGGTGACTTCGCCGCCAACACCATTGAACCGTCCGCCGCGACCGCCTGGAGGTCCCATCGGGGGACGGTCGCCACCCATTACTCTTTCAGCCACGAATTGTCCGTTGGCATCGCGCGCGCCGAGTGCCATTACGAAATCATCTGTTTTGAACGCGGAGAGCGTCGCCGCTTCACGATTGTATGCATAAACCGTTTTGTCGGTGACGGTGAACGTCAGTTCTTCGTCTTCACGGTTTTTTACTTTAAATGTGTTGCCGCTGATTTCTACGACTTTACCGGCAAGCTGTTTTGCCGGGTCGAAATTGGGCGGGCTGCCGCGACGACCCTGAGGGGCTTGGGAAAAACTGTCAGGTTGAATTGCGACATTAAAAAGAACTGCCAGCGCGATACTGAGCATGATTTTGAATAATTTGTCTACCATTTCCTCTCCTTTGTTTGAACCAGTCTGAGCTGGGACGCTTGTCAGGATTTAAATTCATTTATTTTATTTCCACTGTATGGTGTCTTCGTGTACATCGGTGATGTCCTTGAGGCGGCTATATAGTTCCACAAATTTAAAAAAAATATTTTTGCGACAGGCTGACTTTATGAGCGGCGATGCTTTGCTAAAATGAAACGACGCAAATTCACTGATGGTCAGGAGAGTTGAACATGAGAAACCTGAAATTACGAATTTTATTCAACCGGACGTTTATCTTTTTTTTAGCCGTCTTCATTTTTTTACCGCTTTTCGATTCGCAAACCACGACTCAGGCAAATTCCGATGAAGCGAAATGGGTCGAGCGCACTTTGAAATCGCTCTCCTTGCGCGAACGCATCGGACAGATGATTGTGGTCTCTGCGGTCAGTGAATTTGCCAACACCAGCGGCGAACGATTCCAGGAAATTCAAAAACAGATTGTTGAAAATAAAGTTGGCGGCATCATCGTCAGTTGGGGCAGCGTCAACGAAATCGCTGCAATGACCAATGAATTTCAACGCCTGGCAAAAATTCCTCTGCTTATCTCTTCGGATATGGAACGAGGACTCAGAATGCGCAGTCGCAACGGCACGCCGTTTACAACCGCGATGGGCGTCGCCGCAACCGGCGACCCGAATGCCGCCTACACCCAGGGAAAAATCGTCGCCCAGGAGATGCGCGCCATCGGCGTGAATTGGCTTTACGCGCCGGTCGCCGACATCAATAACAATGCCGATAATCCGGTCATCAACATTCGCAGTTTTGGCGAAGACCCGAAACGGGTTGCGGAATTCGTCGCCGCTTTCACGCGAGGCGCGCGCGATGGCGGCGCGCTTTCGACCGCCAAACATTTTCCAGGGCATGGCGATACGGCGACCGATTCGCATATCGGATTGCCGACCATCAACGCCGACCGCGCGCGGCTGGATTTGGTAGAACTTGCGCCTTTTCGTTCGGCAATCGCTGCCGGTGTCGATTCGATTATGGTCGCGCACATCGCTTTGCCGCGCGTTGCCGGTGACGAAATGCCCGCGACCCTTTCGCCGAAACTTTCAAGCGAACTGCTGAGACGCGATTTGAATTTTCAAGGCATCATCGTCACTGATGCTTTGGGAATGGGCGCAATCGTTAAAGGTTTTCCAAATGGCGCGGCAGCCGTGCAGGCAATCAAAGCGGGCGCAGATGTCGCGTTGATGCCGCCAGACCCGAAAGCCGCGATTGATGCCATCGAAGCGGCGGTGAAAAACGGCGACATCACAGAAGCGCGCATCAATGAATCGGTGCGCCGGTTGCTCAAAGCGAAATATAAACTCGGACTTGCAAAACAACGCTTCGTTGATTTAGCGGCGGTCAATCGTCTGGTTGAACGACCGGAAAATGTGCAGCAAGCCACCCGTATCACCGAAATGTCGATGACGGTGCTGAGAAATAAAAATCAGATGTTGCCGCTTGATATTGAAAGCGCCAATCGAACCCTTTTCGTTGTGCTTGCCGCAGACGATGATGTAGAAGAGGGTCGCGCCTTTATCCCGCAAATTCAACAGCGCAGCAACCGCGCCAAAATCATTCGCCTCGACCCACGCGCAACCGCCGATGAATATCGCGTTGCAATCGACGAAGCGATGAAGGCTGAAAATGTCATCATTGCGCCTTTCGTTAAACGCGCGGCTTCCAAAGGTACGGTGGCGCTCCCGGAAACTCAGGCACATTTCGTGCGCCGCATGATTGACCTCGCGAAACCGGTTGCGGTCATCGCCTTCGGCAGCCCTTATTTGATTCGCCAGTTTCCCAATGCGCCGGTCTATCTGGTGACCTATGCCATCGAAGAGAATGTGCAAATCGCCGCTGCCCGCGCATTGTTTGGTGAAACCGCGATCAAAGGACATTTGCCCGTAAGTATTCCCAATCTCTTTGAACACGGCGCAGGCTTAGAAGTTGGGGTTAAGAAATCCACCGCAGCGAATTAGCCGGGACTGTATTTAATAAAATTTTTTTGAGCCGGTTATTTTTTCTCGCAATCATTGCGATGGAGTTAATACCGGTATTGTACGATTGCCATTTTCGCTGAGGCGATTGAGTGGTTGGTAAAAAATCTTTAATCTTGCCGGTTGAAAAATCATCCGAATCCGCTAAGATAATCACACTGCCGGAAACAACTTTAATAAATGCGCTTTTATATTTTGAAAGGAATTACCCAGCCGATGTGGAACTTCAGATTATCGCTCTGTCTTTTGTTTGTGCTCGCGGCATTTTGTCTGCCGCTTCATGCGCAACAACCCTGCAAACCGCCAACCTTACTGACCAATTCGCAACAAACCAACATCTTTTCCGAACCGCAGGAAGTTGATTTGGGCGATGCGATTGCCGAACACCTGCAACGCGATTTTCGCATCATTGATGATGATGAAGTGACTGGCACGCTCAAACGCATTGGTGAACGCCTCGTCAAACACCTGCCGCCGAATAATCTGCGCTTTCAATTCTTTTTGGTTGAACTTCCCGAAGCCAATGCCTTCGTGCTGCCCGGCGGTCGCATCTATGTGTCGCGCAAGTTAATTGCCTTCGCGCAAAATGAAGATGAAGTGGCGGGGGTGCTCGCGCATGAAATCGGGCATCTGCTGGCGCGTCAACACGGCATCGATATGACGCGACTCTTTCGGGAAGTGCTGGGCGTCAGACAAGTCACCGACCGCAAAGATATTTTTGAGAAGTACAATCAACTGGTTGAAAATTACGGGCGCAAACCCGAAGTTTTCGGGCGCGGCGGCAAAGATGAAGAACAGATTGTTGCCGATCAAATCGGGCTTTTCGCATTAGCCAGCGCCGGTTATAACCCGCAAGCCTTTGCGACATTCTGGGATCGGTTTGCCGAAACCAAAGGCAAGACCGGCGGCTTTTTCTCGAACCTTTTTGGCACCACCAAACCCGAAGAAAAACGGCTGCGCGAAATTATGAAAGGTTTGGCGACGCTGCCTGCTTCGTGCATCGAAACGCGAAGCGCAGGAAAAGCCGACGAATTTCAAAAATGGCAAACCGCAGTTATCAACTACACCGGCATCGGCAAAAAAGAAAATCTCCATGCGGTTCTGTCCAAAACCGTTTTGAATCCGCCGCTCAGAGGCGAAACCAATCATCTGCGTTTCAGCCCGGATGGCAAATACATTCTGGCGCAGGATGATTCGGGCATCAATGTGTTGACCCGCGAACCGCTCACCGCATTATTTCGCATACGCGCGCCGGAAGCCGAACCGGCACAATTTACTCCCGATTCGCAACACATCGTTTTTCATAACACTGACCTGCGCGTTGAGCTGTGGAGTATTGCCGAACAGAAATTAAAAGAGGCGCATGAACTGTTCATTCGCAAAGGCGCATTGCAGAGTTTGCTGTCGCCCGATGGCAGGACGTTGGCATGTCTGGACGCCGAATTAACCTTGAGCCTTTACGATGTGGCGAGCGGCGCGCCGGTATTTCAGAAAAAATCTTTTTACACCCCAAGCATTTTTGACATGTTGATTTTGCGACTGATTGAAATTTTCAGCCGGGATGATAATGAAGTCAGTGATTTGGATTGGATCAACATGGGATTTTCTGCTGACGGGCATTACTTTGCCGCCGGGCAACGCAGCACCAATTTCAATGCCCTCGGCGGTTTGAGTACCGAAAATGCAGCGATGATTTTTGATTTACAAAACAAAACGGCGTTGTCATTGAAAGGCAATGTGAAAAAGATCATTGCCAACGGGTTTGCCTTCGTCGGCGTTGACCGGCTCATGGGGTACAACCGCGAAGAACCGAATAAATCGCCGTTGATGATGTTGCCATCTTGTGAAACGGTTGAGCAGATTCCGCTCGGTCAATTCCCGATGTTTAATTCAAAATTTGCGGTGGCAACCAAAGGCAATTATTTGATTGCCCGACCTGCGGCGCAATATGCCGTCGGGGTAATGAATCTGGCAACTAAAAAATTCTTTCTCGGCAGTAAAAGCGCGGCAATTGATATTTATGACGATGTCTTTTTGTCGGAACGGGTGAATGGCGAAGTCGGATTATACGGGGTTGATAAAAGCGATTTGCGCACCAAAGTCGTGTTGCCGCCCAATCAATTGGGCAGGTTGCGCGCCGAAGCCATTTCGCAGGATTTCAACTGGGTCGCGGTTTCCGAACGCGCGCGCGGAGCAATCTGGGATTTACAAAAAGGCGAACGGGTTTTTCATGTGCGCGGCTTTCGCGGCGGACATTTTGGCGAAGCCAACGATTTCTATGCGGATTTCCCCAAAAACGCCCAGGACCCGCGTCAAATCGGGCGTTTGAATTTGCTGTCGCGCAATGCCGACGTGGTTTCCAAGCTTGAAGAAGACCGCGTCCGGCAATACGGCAACTATCTGTTGGTTACAAAACCCGCGAAGAAAGATGGGGAATTCGGCAGAGATATAATTTTGGAGATGCACAATGCGAAAAATTATTCGCTGATGTGGTCGAAGCCATTTCCCAAAGAAGCGCCGACGGTCTGGGTGAATGGGCGTGAAGAGATGATGGTTTTATCCTGGGCAACCTCTACGAAGTTCGCTCAGGACGAAATTAAAAAGGATGCCGAATTGGAAAAGAAAGCCGACGCCATGAAAGAGAAAGAGGGCGATTACTTTCTGCAAATTCTGGATGCGAAAACCGGTGATGTGAAAGGGCGATTGTTGATTGAAACCGGCAAAGGTTCATTCCGCATCACC belongs to Acidobacteriota bacterium and includes:
- a CDS encoding cyanophycinase, which produces MNRFTPFAIPLLVLLFILLSADTHAQAQKDFEYHVIGSSLDVKTKPTGGLALLGGGTDVDAAFQWMIERSGGGDFVVLRASGTSAYNPYINKLGKVDSVETLIIKSREVASDPFVIEKIRNAEALFIAGGDQGNYINFWKGTPVQTAIQSLVEKHAPIGGTSAGLAVLGEFLFPALKDTVTSKDALANPFHERVILDKNFLALPHLGNLITDSHFVERDRMGRLLVFLARMKSDGWAKTLRAIAIDRETAVLIDAQGQATLGGKNTAYFLNVSTKPERMKAGDPLTYRNISVYRLNPEGTFNLKKWQGTGGTSYRISVENGVLMTTQPDNRVY
- a CDS encoding M48 family metalloprotease, whose amino-acid sequence is MWNFRLSLCLLFVLAAFCLPLHAQQPCKPPTLLTNSQQTNIFSEPQEVDLGDAIAEHLQRDFRIIDDDEVTGTLKRIGERLVKHLPPNNLRFQFFLVELPEANAFVLPGGRIYVSRKLIAFAQNEDEVAGVLAHEIGHLLARQHGIDMTRLFREVLGVRQVTDRKDIFEKYNQLVENYGRKPEVFGRGGKDEEQIVADQIGLFALASAGYNPQAFATFWDRFAETKGKTGGFFSNLFGTTKPEEKRLREIMKGLATLPASCIETRSAGKADEFQKWQTAVINYTGIGKKENLHAVLSKTVLNPPLRGETNHLRFSPDGKYILAQDDSGINVLTREPLTALFRIRAPEAEPAQFTPDSQHIVFHNTDLRVELWSIAEQKLKEAHELFIRKGALQSLLSPDGRTLACLDAELTLSLYDVASGAPVFQKKSFYTPSIFDMLILRLIEIFSRDDNEVSDLDWINMGFSADGHYFAAGQRSTNFNALGGLSTENAAMIFDLQNKTALSLKGNVKKIIANGFAFVGVDRLMGYNREEPNKSPLMMLPSCETVEQIPLGQFPMFNSKFAVATKGNYLIARPAAQYAVGVMNLATKKFFLGSKSAAIDIYDDVFLSERVNGEVGLYGVDKSDLRTKVVLPPNQLGRLRAEAISQDFNWVAVSERARGAIWDLQKGERVFHVRGFRGGHFGEANDFYADFPKNAQDPRQIGRLNLLSRNADVVSKLEEDRVRQYGNYLLVTKPAKKDGEFGRDIILEMHNAKNYSLMWSKPFPKEAPTVWVNGREEMMVLSWATSTKFAQDEIKKDAELEKKADAMKEKEGDYFLQILDAKTGDVKGRLLIETGKGSFRITNVFAAQDWVVISDSQNRVLVYSLSANEQKGKVFGGRATLSKAAGLLCVENQEGQLSLYDLATMEKRDQLNFSSPLSLTAFSADGKKLFVLTGNQIAYVFDVTAFGK
- a CDS encoding sigma-70 family RNA polymerase sigma factor; protein product: MSCQLQMSRTLEHFTDEELLPLMATGDLVAFEMIYERRQPSVYRFALRMSGSETLAEDVTQDVFIALMRDAYQFDPTRGSLSTYLYGITRNRVLKRLERDKNFVAMPDDDEADSGSIDERMICRQDPLADFTRNQVIDAVRQAVLALPTHYREVIILCNLHEMNYEEAASIIGCAVGTVRSRLSRARELLMKKLQTTADIETTTSSSIPARYVL
- the ndk gene encoding nucleoside-diphosphate kinase, whose translation is MERTLVLIKPDAIQRGLAGQILSRFEAKGLKIAGIKFMSLSDGLLQEHYSHLVDKPFFGGIKSFMQLTPVIALCLEGLDAVETVRNMCGITKARAAAPGTIRGDWAMSIQANLVHASDSLETAANEVPRFFKADELFEYDSATTVTIYSADEIK
- a CDS encoding glycoside hydrolase family 3 N-terminal domain-containing protein — encoded protein: MRNLKLRILFNRTFIFFLAVFIFLPLFDSQTTTQANSDEAKWVERTLKSLSLRERIGQMIVVSAVSEFANTSGERFQEIQKQIVENKVGGIIVSWGSVNEIAAMTNEFQRLAKIPLLISSDMERGLRMRSRNGTPFTTAMGVAATGDPNAAYTQGKIVAQEMRAIGVNWLYAPVADINNNADNPVINIRSFGEDPKRVAEFVAAFTRGARDGGALSTAKHFPGHGDTATDSHIGLPTINADRARLDLVELAPFRSAIAAGVDSIMVAHIALPRVAGDEMPATLSPKLSSELLRRDLNFQGIIVTDALGMGAIVKGFPNGAAAVQAIKAGADVALMPPDPKAAIDAIEAAVKNGDITEARINESVRRLLKAKYKLGLAKQRFVDLAAVNRLVERPENVQQATRITEMSMTVLRNKNQMLPLDIESANRTLFVVLAADDDVEEGRAFIPQIQQRSNRAKIIRLDPRATADEYRVAIDEAMKAENVIIAPFVKRAASKGTVALPETQAHFVRRMIDLAKPVAVIAFGSPYLIRQFPNAPVYLVTYAIEENVQIAAARALFGETAIKGHLPVSIPNLFEHGAGLEVGVKKSTAAN
- a CDS encoding RNA polymerase sigma factor, coding for MVASKTTNQRNQPVEDAAFAGDENSGSLTIDGNTSGENPTAQQFLLIDDWVRRSVDGDTEAFALLVRHFSQRVFNIIGSFFRRRDVIEDVAQEVFTRVYFSLGTFTRGRSFDAWIARITVNACYNHFRSERRHQEKRVMPSAETENEWYELQMIEAAHTLFLSDERRREAIDIAERLLAKLEPEDRLILMLLDRDGHSIQELSEILGWGKSKIKTRAFRARRVLRSLMKRLLLSAENARKRQAANYFETIEEQITTKH
- a CDS encoding DUF5666 domain-containing protein is translated as MVDKLFKIMLSIALAVLFNVAIQPDSFSQAPQGRRGSPPNFDPAKQLAGKVVEISGNTFKVKNREDEELTFTVTDKTVYAYNREAATLSAFKTDDFVMALGARDANGQFVAERVMGGDRPPMGPPGGRGGRFNGVGGEVTAIDAATGTITVKNFQGDSQTILVTAQTTFNRNRQSATLADFKVGDHARAEGAKNDSGQFVATRIFGGDQKPGK